One Ricinus communis isolate WT05 ecotype wild-type chromosome 1, ASM1957865v1, whole genome shotgun sequence DNA window includes the following coding sequences:
- the LOC8286434 gene encoding pleckstrin homology domain-containing protein 1, with translation MESFLRSWTGQDPNPEDYKKIEFWSNPERAGWLTKQGNYIKTWRRRWFILKQGKLLWFKEKHVTRHSIPRGVVPVGQCLTVKGAEDVINKPFAFELSTNQETMYFIADSEKEKEEWINSIGRSIVQHSRSVTDSEVVDYDNTKP, from the coding sequence ATGGAATCATTCTTGAGATCATGGACGGGTCAAGATCCGAACCCGGAAGATTACAAGAAGATAGAATTCTGGTCGAATCCGGAACGGGCGGGATGGCTAACAAAGCAAGGGAATTACATTAAGACATGGAGGCGGCGCTGGTTCATCTTGAAGCAAGGGAAGCTACTCTGGTTCAAGGAGAAACATGTAACCCGGCATTCAATTCCACGTGGCGTTGTTCCAGTGGGTCAGTGTTTGACTGTGAAAGGTGCGGAAGATGTGATCAACAAGCCTTTTGCTTTTGAACTCTCTACGAATCAAGAAACCATGTATTTCATAGCTGATTccgagaaagagaaagaggagTGGATCAATTCCATTGGTAGGTCTATTGTTCAACACTCTCGGTCTGTTACTGATTCTGAGGTTGTCGATTATGATAATACCAAGccttga